The following are encoded in a window of Nibricoccus aquaticus genomic DNA:
- the pelA gene encoding pectate lyase has protein sequence MKLPVVAAFFFAVVSVTQAAPPLPLDGFSDCIHHWRNANHKTDYPRLSENDVRGIADNILFYQRANGGWRENEDPLRILSDAEKTQIVADRAKTDTSFDNRNTWPQIEYLAGAYGLTGDTRYRDAAFRGLDFTFAAQHASGGFPHSFPSQDGYRPYLTFADDVLPDLLRTFRKIASGQKPFDFIDEARRQRAAEAFARGDACILRLQIRQNGAPTVWAGQYHHLTLEPSGARAFELPALVSRESVAVVRYLMSIENPSPEIITAVEGAAAWFARVQLSGLRLETFDADPVKYTWHTSTTDRRTVPDPAAPPLWARFYDLETSQPFLANRDGQRVQTLAEVQRERRSGYDWYGTWPADLLSIDYPAWKARLTN, from the coding sequence ATGAAACTCCCCGTCGTCGCCGCGTTTTTCTTTGCCGTCGTTTCGGTCACGCAAGCCGCCCCACCGCTGCCACTCGACGGCTTCTCCGATTGCATCCACCACTGGCGAAACGCGAATCACAAGACCGACTACCCACGTCTCTCGGAAAACGACGTCCGCGGCATCGCCGACAACATCCTCTTCTATCAACGCGCCAACGGCGGTTGGCGTGAAAACGAAGATCCGCTGCGCATTCTCTCCGACGCAGAGAAAACCCAGATCGTCGCCGACCGCGCCAAAACCGACACCAGCTTCGACAACCGCAACACCTGGCCCCAGATCGAGTACCTCGCAGGCGCGTATGGACTCACCGGTGACACTCGCTACCGAGACGCCGCATTCCGAGGCCTCGACTTCACCTTCGCTGCCCAGCACGCCAGCGGCGGTTTCCCCCACTCCTTCCCGAGTCAGGATGGCTACCGTCCCTACCTCACCTTCGCCGACGATGTCCTCCCTGACCTCCTCCGCACCTTCCGCAAAATCGCTTCCGGCCAGAAGCCCTTCGACTTCATCGACGAGGCCCGCCGCCAGCGCGCCGCAGAAGCCTTCGCGCGCGGCGACGCCTGCATCCTCCGCCTCCAGATACGTCAGAACGGCGCGCCCACCGTCTGGGCCGGCCAGTATCACCACCTCACCCTTGAGCCCTCCGGCGCCCGCGCCTTCGAACTCCCCGCGCTCGTCAGCCGAGAAAGCGTGGCCGTCGTCCGCTACCTGATGAGCATCGAAAATCCCTCGCCTGAAATCATCACCGCCGTTGAAGGCGCAGCCGCCTGGTTCGCCCGCGTGCAACTCTCCGGCCTCCGTCTCGAAACCTTCGACGCCGACCCCGTGAAATACACCTGGCACACCAGCACGACCGATCGCCGCACCGTCCCCGATCCCGCCGCGCCACCGCTCTGGGCCCGCTTCTACGACCTCGAAACCAGTCAGCCCTTCCTCGCCAACCGCGACGGCCAGCGCGTTCAAACCCTCGCCGAGGTCCAGCGCGAACGCCGCTCCGGCTACGACTGGTACGGCACCTGGCCTGCCGACCTGCTCTCGATAGACTACCCTGCCTGGAAAGCACGCCTCACGAACTAA
- a CDS encoding MATE family efflux transporter — protein sequence MSEPSPSFPSTPETPPATPPAGFWRSVGQALKGGHFDLTSVSLNRSVLLLAVPMVLEMIMESLFAVVDVFWVSRLGREAIAVVGLTESIMSLIYAVAMGISFAATAVVARRIGEKDPRRAAQTAGQILLLGVGCSALIGLVLGYFAPDILRLMGADESIVTLGTDFARIMLGGNMTVFMIFLINAIFRGAGDAVIAMRTLWLANGLNIVLGPLFIFGWGPFPEMGVTGAAVATNIGRGIGVLYQLWHLTVRAGRIRIHLPDLAPQREMLVTILKTSGNGIAQMFIATTSWVGLFKILSTFGSPVLAGYTIAIRVVIFALMPAWGLANAGATLVGQNLGADKPDRAEKAVRIATKFNVIFLGVVGLLFVAFSSVIVGFFTTDPEVYSNAVRALWIMSLAFPLFAAGMCFEGTFNGSGDTWTPTRLNFFCFWLGQVPLAYILAVPLGFGPTGVFIAVPVSFTALTIWSGILFRQGKWKLKKV from the coding sequence ATGTCCGAACCCTCACCATCGTTCCCCTCTACGCCAGAAACGCCACCGGCCACTCCACCCGCCGGCTTCTGGCGCAGCGTAGGCCAGGCCCTCAAAGGCGGGCACTTCGATCTCACCTCCGTCTCGCTCAACCGCTCCGTCCTCCTCCTCGCGGTGCCCATGGTCCTCGAGATGATCATGGAATCGCTGTTCGCCGTTGTGGATGTCTTCTGGGTATCCCGCCTCGGTAGAGAGGCGATCGCCGTCGTCGGCCTGACTGAGTCGATCATGTCACTGATCTACGCCGTCGCGATGGGCATCTCGTTTGCCGCGACGGCCGTCGTCGCCCGCCGCATCGGTGAAAAAGATCCGCGACGCGCCGCACAGACCGCCGGGCAAATCCTGCTCCTCGGCGTAGGCTGCTCCGCGCTCATCGGCCTCGTCCTTGGCTATTTCGCCCCCGACATCCTGCGCCTGATGGGCGCCGACGAAAGTATTGTGACTCTGGGCACAGACTTCGCGCGCATCATGCTCGGAGGAAACATGACCGTGTTCATGATCTTCTTGATCAACGCGATTTTCCGCGGTGCCGGTGACGCCGTGATCGCGATGCGCACGCTCTGGCTCGCCAACGGCCTCAACATCGTCCTCGGCCCGCTCTTCATCTTCGGCTGGGGCCCGTTTCCCGAAATGGGTGTCACCGGCGCCGCCGTCGCCACCAACATCGGCCGCGGCATCGGCGTGCTCTACCAATTGTGGCATCTCACCGTACGCGCGGGCCGCATCCGCATTCACCTTCCCGATCTTGCACCACAGCGCGAGATGCTCGTGACGATTCTCAAGACCTCGGGCAACGGCATCGCTCAAATGTTTATCGCGACGACCAGCTGGGTCGGGCTCTTTAAGATTCTTTCGACGTTCGGAAGTCCGGTGCTCGCCGGTTACACCATCGCGATCCGAGTCGTCATCTTCGCCTTGATGCCCGCCTGGGGACTCGCCAACGCCGGAGCCACGCTCGTCGGCCAGAATCTTGGTGCAGACAAACCTGATCGCGCTGAAAAAGCGGTCCGGATCGCGACGAAGTTCAACGTGATCTTTCTCGGTGTGGTTGGTCTCCTATTCGTCGCGTTCTCCAGCGTGATCGTCGGCTTCTTCACGACCGACCCGGAGGTTTATTCCAACGCCGTGCGCGCACTCTGGATCATGAGCCTCGCGTTTCCCCTCTTCGCAGCGGGCATGTGTTTTGAAGGAACGTTCAACGGATCCGGCGATACGTGGACGCCCACCCGACTCAATTTCTTCTGCTTCTGGCTCGGACAGGTACCACTCGCGTACATACTTGCCGTGCCGCTCGGCTTCGGACCAACGGGAGTCTTCATCGCAGTGCCCGTTTCCTTCACTGCTCTCACGATCTGGAGCGGAATTCTTTTCCGTCAGGGAAAATGGAAGCTGAAGAAGGTCTGA
- a CDS encoding RNA polymerase sigma factor: MTLGELHREHYGRILASLIRAVRDFTLAEDALQEAFAIAVAQWPQKGPPPNPVAWLLATARNKAIDQIRHRAMAAHKHEEMITLATLEESAPEPADTLRLIFTCCHPAIAPEAQIALTLHTVCGLTTEEIARAFLVPVPTLAQRLVRAKTKIKLAAIPYSIPGDDELPSRLSAALHVVYLVFNEGYSASSGTEIIRADLCADAIRLARQLVGLLPLEREPRALLALMLLNDARRPARTDASGDLVLLEDQDRTLWDRAKIAEGTALLDAIFSHTSPSPSPTTAWGKSLRGAPYALQAAIAALHANAPTADKTDWPQIAALYALLAQLTPSPIIELNRAVAIAMSGHLENALTLLDQLDLPGYHRLPAARADLLRRTGRFPEAAVAYGEALSLVRNDAERRHLQKRLQEVSTSSP, encoded by the coding sequence GTGACCCTCGGCGAACTTCACCGCGAACACTACGGACGCATCCTCGCGAGTCTCATCCGCGCCGTTCGCGATTTCACGCTTGCTGAAGACGCGCTTCAGGAAGCTTTCGCCATTGCCGTCGCCCAGTGGCCGCAGAAAGGCCCCCCGCCCAATCCCGTCGCTTGGCTCCTCGCCACCGCGCGTAACAAAGCCATCGACCAGATCCGTCACCGCGCGATGGCCGCCCATAAACACGAGGAAATGATCACGCTCGCTACCCTCGAGGAAAGCGCGCCCGAGCCCGCTGACACGCTCCGCCTCATCTTCACGTGCTGCCACCCCGCGATCGCACCCGAAGCGCAAATCGCCCTCACCCTTCACACCGTCTGCGGCCTCACCACCGAGGAAATCGCCCGCGCCTTCCTCGTCCCCGTTCCCACGCTCGCCCAGCGCCTCGTCCGCGCCAAAACCAAGATCAAGCTCGCCGCCATCCCGTACTCGATTCCCGGTGACGACGAACTCCCCTCCCGTCTCTCGGCCGCGCTTCACGTTGTCTACCTCGTCTTCAACGAAGGCTACTCCGCCAGCTCCGGCACCGAAATAATCCGCGCCGATCTCTGCGCCGACGCCATCCGCCTCGCCCGCCAGCTCGTCGGGCTCCTCCCGCTCGAACGCGAGCCCCGCGCCCTCCTTGCCCTCATGCTCCTTAACGACGCCCGCCGCCCCGCCCGCACCGATGCATCCGGCGACCTCGTCCTCCTCGAAGATCAAGACCGCACGCTCTGGGACCGCGCCAAAATCGCCGAAGGCACCGCCCTCCTCGACGCCATTTTCAGCCACACTTCTCCCTCACCTTCTCCGACAACCGCGTGGGGGAAGTCTCTACGCGGTGCCCCCTACGCACTTCAGGCCGCCATTGCCGCACTTCACGCAAACGCTCCGACCGCCGACAAAACCGACTGGCCGCAAATCGCCGCGCTCTACGCGCTGCTCGCGCAACTCACGCCATCACCCATCATCGAACTCAACCGCGCCGTCGCCATCGCCATGTCCGGCCACCTCGAAAACGCGCTCACGCTTCTCGATCAGCTCGACCTCCCCGGCTACCACCGCCTCCCCGCCGCCCGCGCCGATCTTCTCCGCCGCACCGGCCGCTTTCCGGAGGCCGCCGTCGCCTACGGCGAAGCCCTGTCCTTGGTTCGCAACGACGCCGAACGCCGCCACCTTCAAAAACGCCTCCAGGAGGTTTCCACTTCCTCCCCTTGA
- a CDS encoding YciI family protein: MQYVMLIYLDSQRWSTLSTDERNRVHQECGAWHEALVKSGHSRSCSGLQPPSTATTLREAHGKTIITDGPFAETKEFLGGFEILECAHLDEAIAIAKRFPGLRVGTAVELRPHVVGNECKD; encoded by the coding sequence ATGCAATACGTGATGCTCATCTACCTCGACTCTCAACGCTGGTCCACGCTCTCCACCGACGAACGCAACCGCGTCCATCAAGAATGCGGCGCCTGGCACGAAGCCCTCGTCAAAAGCGGCCACAGCCGCAGCTGCTCCGGTCTTCAGCCGCCCTCCACCGCGACCACTCTTCGCGAAGCCCATGGCAAAACCATCATCACCGATGGCCCTTTCGCTGAGACGAAGGAATTCCTCGGCGGCTTCGAAATCCTCGAATGCGCCCATCTCGACGAAGCCATCGCCATCGCCAAACGCTTTCCGGGGCTTCGCGTCGGCACCGCCGTCGAACTGCGCCCCCACGTCGTCGGCAATGAATGCAAAGACTGA
- a CDS encoding YkgJ family cysteine cluster protein, which produces MNTPDDCRRCGVCCFSSLESYVRVSGDDWTRLGDAAERVAHFVGNRAFMLMREGHCAALELRHAEDGAAEFFCSIYEQRPQICRDLARGSPECGGEREMKGAGLFRLHDVR; this is translated from the coding sequence GTGAATACCCCTGACGATTGCCGCCGCTGTGGTGTCTGCTGCTTTTCAAGCCTCGAAAGCTATGTGAGAGTGTCGGGTGATGACTGGACGCGGCTCGGTGATGCGGCCGAGCGCGTGGCACACTTCGTAGGGAATCGCGCCTTCATGCTCATGCGTGAAGGACACTGCGCGGCGCTTGAACTAAGACATGCGGAGGATGGTGCGGCGGAATTTTTCTGCTCCATCTACGAACAACGTCCGCAAATTTGCCGCGATCTGGCGAGAGGTTCGCCGGAGTGCGGCGGCGAACGTGAGATGAAGGGCGCGGGGTTATTTCGCCTTCATGACGTCCGATAG
- a CDS encoding intermembrane transport protein PqiB has product MPLIALLLGGWMIFRAVRDHGPEVTIEFEDGTGVEAGKTQLKHKGSTVGTVTSVDMKPDLSGVIVRVQLQKSAAALARRDSRFWIVRPEIGFSGVTGLDTLLTGVQLAVRPGEGDLAENFTGLEKAPPPVPSKQGRSFFIQSDRLGSLNPGSPVFYREVKVGEVEASRLADDATSVLIRFRVESAYADLVRTDSRFWNAGGFSFKVGLLGAELKNTSLESLVSGGIAFATPEPSDKNGPLAPAAKEETVFKLQTEPEKDWLNWRPKISIRPEESGPDQNPAPKDLSDVMKAK; this is encoded by the coding sequence GTGCCTCTGATCGCCTTGCTACTCGGGGGCTGGATGATTTTCCGCGCCGTCCGCGATCACGGTCCCGAGGTGACGATCGAGTTTGAAGACGGTACTGGCGTCGAAGCCGGGAAGACTCAGCTGAAACACAAAGGCAGCACCGTCGGCACCGTCACATCTGTAGATATGAAGCCAGACCTCAGCGGTGTCATCGTGCGCGTGCAGCTTCAGAAATCCGCCGCCGCTCTCGCCCGGCGTGATTCACGATTCTGGATCGTGCGTCCCGAGATTGGCTTCTCCGGCGTCACCGGTTTGGACACCCTGCTGACGGGCGTTCAACTCGCCGTCCGTCCCGGCGAGGGCGACCTGGCGGAAAACTTCACCGGTCTCGAAAAAGCACCGCCTCCGGTGCCATCGAAACAGGGCCGCAGTTTCTTCATCCAAAGCGACCGCCTCGGTTCGCTCAATCCCGGCTCCCCCGTGTTTTATCGCGAGGTGAAAGTCGGCGAAGTCGAAGCCAGCCGCCTCGCCGACGACGCCACATCCGTGCTGATCCGCTTCCGCGTCGAAAGCGCCTACGCCGATCTCGTGCGCACCGATTCCCGTTTCTGGAACGCCGGCGGATTCTCCTTCAAAGTCGGCCTGCTAGGCGCCGAACTTAAAAACACGTCCCTCGAATCGCTGGTCAGCGGCGGCATCGCTTTCGCCACACCCGAACCTTCCGATAAAAACGGCCCGCTCGCACCTGCCGCCAAAGAGGAAACCGTTTTCAAACTCCAGACCGAGCCCGAGAAAGACTGGCTCAACTGGCGTCCGAAAATTTCCATTCGCCCTGAAGAAAGCGGCCCCGACCAAAATCCCGCGCCTAAAGATCTATCGGACGTCATGAAGGCGAAATAA
- a CDS encoding paraquat-inducible protein A: MSTQKNSTALQPDFSRSLAFTLAAAIMLIPANLLPILTSDTGGVSRIDTIYSGILGLFESGLWPLALIVAAASLLIPFIKLGGLVVLMLAARRGPSPHARRLTRLYAVLDFIGRWSMLDVFLVAFLTSAVRFGALSTIRPGAGIVAFAAAVVLTILATHAFDPRTLWLQPHRSSTTPSQ; the protein is encoded by the coding sequence ATGAGCACGCAGAAAAACAGCACAGCTCTGCAACCGGATTTTTCCCGCTCGCTCGCTTTCACGCTGGCTGCGGCGATCATGCTGATTCCCGCCAACCTGCTTCCGATCCTGACTTCGGATACGGGCGGCGTTTCCCGGATCGACACGATCTACTCGGGCATTCTGGGACTTTTCGAAAGCGGGCTTTGGCCGCTGGCATTGATCGTGGCTGCCGCCAGCCTGCTGATCCCCTTCATCAAACTCGGAGGACTGGTCGTCCTCATGCTCGCCGCACGCCGTGGTCCCTCCCCGCACGCTAGGCGTTTGACCCGGTTGTATGCAGTCCTCGACTTCATCGGCCGCTGGTCGATGCTCGATGTTTTCCTCGTGGCGTTTCTCACGAGCGCCGTGCGCTTCGGCGCCCTCAGCACAATCCGCCCCGGCGCCGGTATCGTTGCGTTTGCCGCCGCTGTGGTACTGACGATCCTCGCCACTCATGCATTCGACCCGCGCACACTTTGGCTCCAGCCGCATCGCAGCTCAACGACCCCATCGCAATGA
- a CDS encoding paraquat-inducible protein A: MAYPTPADEHSGAPEAGLHPRFTCRFCGQTHCAVALKSRQRAQCVRCGLTLAKGSRFGADTTAALVTAALILTIPALTLPFVTVGKLGSEHVGYLFSGARALWSENMQLLSLWVSLCAGLLPVVLLGLLAALTLPERFLKSAPWTTHLRRLAVAVAPWAMPEVYLLGVLVALTKLGSLVDVKIGPGFWCYAAMSVLVLLAWRNFHLGSETQESSRA; encoded by the coding sequence ATGGCCTATCCCACCCCTGCCGACGAACACTCCGGCGCCCCGGAAGCCGGATTGCATCCGCGCTTCACCTGCCGCTTCTGCGGACAAACGCATTGCGCGGTTGCGCTCAAATCTCGCCAACGCGCTCAATGTGTACGCTGCGGCCTCACACTCGCCAAGGGCTCGCGCTTCGGCGCAGACACTACCGCCGCCTTAGTCACAGCCGCCCTGATTCTCACGATCCCGGCTCTGACCTTGCCGTTCGTTACCGTCGGCAAACTGGGCAGCGAGCATGTCGGCTATCTTTTTTCGGGTGCTCGCGCGCTGTGGTCCGAAAACATGCAGCTGCTCTCTCTCTGGGTGTCGCTCTGCGCAGGACTGCTTCCCGTTGTGCTGCTGGGCTTGCTGGCGGCGCTCACGCTTCCGGAGCGATTTTTGAAATCAGCCCCGTGGACAACCCACCTGCGTCGTCTCGCTGTCGCCGTCGCTCCCTGGGCGATGCCCGAGGTTTATCTATTAGGCGTCCTCGTCGCACTCACGAAACTGGGAAGCCTGGTCGATGTGAAAATAGGCCCGGGCTTTTGGTGCTACGCCGCGATGTCAGTCCTTGTCCTGCTCGCGTGGCGAAATTTCCACCTGGGGTCGGAAACACAAGAAAGCTCGCGGGCATGA
- a CDS encoding YciI family protein, whose protein sequence is MATTAVPFMLIFRESPEYYSGMSEDKRRQILSTWNAWYDGLARQGKATGGNALDIATSRTVSGPHGERLVDGPYAEAKEAIAGYFMLSVSGMEEATEIARHCPNLAYGMTVEVRPLATACHIAKSLAMDSMREPIRS, encoded by the coding sequence ATGGCCACCACCGCCGTCCCCTTCATGCTGATCTTCCGCGAATCACCCGAGTATTATTCCGGGATGTCCGAGGACAAACGCCGCCAGATCCTCAGCACATGGAACGCCTGGTACGACGGTCTCGCCCGCCAGGGAAAAGCCACCGGCGGAAACGCTCTCGACATCGCCACCTCGCGCACCGTCTCCGGCCCACACGGTGAGCGTCTCGTCGACGGTCCTTACGCCGAGGCCAAGGAAGCTATCGCCGGCTATTTCATGCTCAGTGTCTCCGGCATGGAGGAGGCCACCGAGATCGCCCGCCACTGCCCCAATCTCGCTTACGGCATGACCGTCGAAGTCCGGCCGCTCGCGACCGCCTGCCACATCGCAAAGTCCCTCGCCATGGATTCCATGCGCGAGCCGATCCGTAGCTGA
- a CDS encoding DoxX family protein encodes MNSETVSSLVGASQPPRKSFTRFLPVIARILLGLPLVIFGLNGFLNFIPPPPEPLPEKAMAFAGALMESGYMMPLIGATMLVSGVLLVLGRFVPLALVLMAPFFVNSVLFHLFLERSGLPMALLFAALELYLAWVYRKAYLPLFVARAVC; translated from the coding sequence ATGAATTCTGAAACCGTATCGTCGCTCGTCGGAGCCAGCCAGCCACCTAGGAAGTCTTTTACGCGATTCCTGCCCGTCATCGCGCGCATCCTGCTTGGATTGCCGCTCGTGATTTTCGGCCTGAACGGCTTTCTTAATTTTATCCCGCCGCCGCCCGAGCCGCTTCCGGAAAAGGCGATGGCATTTGCTGGAGCGTTGATGGAGTCGGGTTACATGATGCCGCTGATCGGTGCGACGATGCTGGTCTCGGGCGTGCTGTTGGTGCTCGGACGATTTGTGCCGCTGGCGCTGGTGCTAATGGCGCCATTTTTTGTGAACAGCGTTTTGTTTCACCTTTTCCTCGAACGCAGCGGGCTGCCGATGGCTCTCCTATTTGCCGCGCTGGAACTCTATCTCGCGTGGGTCTACCGGAAGGCTTATCTCCCATTGTTCGTGGCGCGTGCTGTGTGCTGA
- a CDS encoding SRPBCC family protein — protein sequence MFKKILICLAVIIVIFVVVVALQPSEFRIERSVVISAPAAEVFPHTNDLRKMQEWSPWKKMDPNATYTFAELSAGVGATMSWAGNSQAGEGRQTITESRVNEYVGIRLEFLKPFESVCATAFTLKPEGNQTTVTWSMSGENGFISKAFCLVMSQDKMIGEPFEEGLASLKALVEKR from the coding sequence ATGTTTAAGAAAATCCTTATCTGCCTCGCGGTTATCATCGTGATCTTTGTCGTCGTGGTCGCGTTGCAGCCATCTGAGTTTCGCATCGAGCGCTCGGTCGTGATTTCGGCTCCAGCGGCAGAGGTTTTTCCGCACACCAATGATCTGCGGAAAATGCAGGAGTGGTCGCCGTGGAAGAAAATGGATCCGAACGCGACGTATACATTTGCGGAGCTTTCGGCGGGAGTGGGCGCGACGATGAGCTGGGCGGGCAACAGTCAGGCGGGCGAGGGAAGGCAGACGATCACGGAGAGCCGTGTGAATGAGTACGTGGGCATCCGGCTGGAATTCCTGAAGCCGTTTGAGTCGGTCTGCGCGACAGCGTTCACGCTGAAACCGGAGGGAAATCAGACGACGGTGACCTGGAGCATGTCGGGAGAGAACGGGTTTATCTCGAAGGCATTTTGTCTCGTCATGAGTCAGGACAAGATGATCGGGGAGCCGTTTGAGGAAGGGCTGGCGAGCTTGAAGGCGTTGGTGGAAAAACGGTGA
- a CDS encoding rhomboid family intramembrane serine protease, with amino-acid sequence MDDVLGFFARLFTDRPYCLLAWPGAAMVLGTLMTLASQATATKLAIVPRTAGGLVGIVTAPFIHANFAHLIANLPAFVVLGALILRRGEDEFLRVSLMIAGAQGVLLWLCGRKAAHMGMSGVIFGFFGWLVGLAWFTRATDDLLIAGGVLVFYGGMLAGVAPARNGTSWEGHLFGLIVGGGVAWVLNQ; translated from the coding sequence ATGGACGACGTATTGGGATTTTTCGCGCGACTCTTCACTGACCGGCCTTACTGCCTGCTGGCATGGCCGGGGGCTGCGATGGTTTTGGGGACGTTGATGACGCTGGCATCGCAAGCGACGGCCACGAAACTGGCGATCGTGCCGCGCACGGCGGGCGGATTAGTCGGGATCGTGACGGCGCCATTTATCCATGCGAACTTCGCACACCTGATCGCGAATCTACCGGCGTTTGTGGTGCTCGGGGCGCTGATCTTGCGGCGAGGGGAGGATGAGTTTTTGCGCGTCTCGCTGATGATCGCGGGCGCGCAAGGCGTGCTGCTCTGGCTGTGCGGACGGAAGGCGGCGCACATGGGAATGAGCGGCGTGATCTTTGGATTCTTCGGCTGGCTGGTCGGGCTGGCGTGGTTCACGCGGGCGACGGACGATCTGCTGATCGCGGGTGGCGTGCTGGTTTTCTACGGAGGTATGCTGGCAGGAGTGGCTCCGGCGCGAAATGGCACCTCGTGGGAGGGGCATCTTTTCGGGCTGATCGTCGGGGGCGGGGTGGCGTGGGTGCTGAATCAGTAG
- a CDS encoding response regulator, translating into MKTKPAPSAKSPLILAVDDSKGLRSFVQKTLRPFACDVHEATNGFNAFFAIERARPDLILLDVNMPIMDGVETLRRIKSTTELQAIPVIMLPSPADHAVFDTLTALKADGLLVKPFNETALLEKIRTVLDLKPT; encoded by the coding sequence TTGAAAACCAAACCCGCTCCTTCCGCCAAGTCACCGCTCATTCTAGCGGTCGATGACTCCAAAGGCCTCCGCAGCTTCGTCCAAAAAACGCTCCGCCCGTTCGCCTGCGATGTCCACGAGGCCACCAACGGCTTCAACGCCTTCTTCGCCATCGAGCGCGCCCGCCCCGACCTCATCCTCCTCGACGTCAACATGCCCATCATGGACGGCGTCGAAACCCTCCGGCGGATAAAGTCTACGACCGAGCTTCAAGCCATCCCCGTGATCATGCTGCCCTCGCCCGCCGATCACGCCGTCTTCGACACGCTCACCGCCCTGAAAGCCGACGGCCTCTTGGTGAAACCCTTCAACGAGACCGCCCTCCTCGAAAAAATCCGCACCGTCCTCGATCTCAAGCCCACCTGA
- a CDS encoding methylglyoxal synthase has translation MSFVRTELAPLPARKRIALVAHDHEKDSLLAWARVHRDALAKHELFGTGTTGGMIASELGLPVHRFLSGPIGGDQQIGAALAEQRIDVLIFFWDPLAAQPHDPDVKALLRLAVLWNVPCAMNPATADFLFSSAQIDQDYTRASGRRPGR, from the coding sequence ATGTCTTTCGTCCGCACCGAACTCGCCCCGCTGCCCGCCCGCAAACGCATCGCGCTCGTCGCGCACGATCACGAGAAGGACTCGCTGCTCGCGTGGGCGCGCGTTCATCGCGACGCCCTCGCGAAACATGAACTCTTCGGCACCGGCACGACCGGCGGCATGATCGCCAGCGAACTCGGCCTGCCCGTCCACCGTTTCCTCAGCGGCCCCATCGGCGGCGATCAACAAATCGGCGCCGCCCTCGCCGAGCAGCGCATCGACGTCCTGATCTTCTTCTGGGATCCGCTCGCCGCGCAGCCGCACGACCCCGACGTCAAAGCCCTGCTCCGCCTCGCCGTCCTCTGGAACGTCCCCTGCGCGATGAATCCCGCCACCGCCGACTTCCTCTTCAGCTCCGCCCAGATCGACCAGGACTACACCCGCGCCAGTGGCCGCCGCCCCGGCCGCTGA